One Thermococcus eurythermalis DNA segment encodes these proteins:
- a CDS encoding NfeD family protein: protein MRAMKRAVLVMLFVLMLFIPGVSAGGNVVYVGTIEGTITQYTADQFASYIKTAEENNAEALIIELNTPGGQGDAMMRIVSMIQDSTVPVIIYVYPRGAIAASAGTYIAMGSHLIAMAPGTSIGACEPILGYAPNGTIARAPEKIRNFYAAYLRSLAEGSGRNVTAAEKFVTEDLSLTPEEALKANVIEVIANDVPDLLRKANGMRTKIPVAGKGYVTLNFTDVEVRELSPSLSYRIVTFLANPAVSYLLFTVGMLGLVFGFLTPGWHVPETLGAILLVLGVIGMGYFGYNEAGLVLVILGMVFFIAEALTPTFGLFTLAGLVSFVLGGLILFGKGGSGGVYLVESSTFETLRIAIIVMGVLLALFFLFGMAAVVRAHRRKPETGREELIGEIGTVVEGLSPEGLIKVRGELWKAVSKDGSTVKVGEKVKVVDVKGLTLIVEKAGGGS from the coding sequence ATGAGGGCTATGAAGCGCGCTGTGCTTGTGATGCTGTTCGTTTTAATGCTGTTCATTCCCGGCGTTTCGGCGGGAGGAAATGTTGTTTACGTTGGAACCATCGAGGGCACTATCACCCAGTACACCGCAGACCAGTTCGCGAGCTACATAAAGACCGCCGAGGAAAACAACGCAGAGGCGCTGATTATAGAGCTCAACACCCCCGGAGGCCAGGGGGACGCCATGATGCGCATCGTTTCCATGATTCAGGATTCTACGGTGCCAGTGATTATATACGTTTATCCGAGGGGTGCTATAGCGGCTTCGGCCGGCACGTACATAGCGATGGGCTCCCACCTGATAGCAATGGCCCCCGGGACGAGCATAGGTGCCTGTGAGCCAATACTTGGCTACGCCCCCAACGGGACGATAGCGCGTGCCCCTGAGAAAATCAGGAACTTCTACGCCGCCTACCTGCGCTCCCTCGCAGAGGGGAGCGGCAGAAACGTCACCGCCGCCGAGAAGTTCGTTACGGAGGACTTAAGCCTGACCCCGGAGGAGGCCCTGAAAGCCAACGTAATCGAGGTTATAGCGAATGACGTCCCGGACCTCCTCAGAAAGGCCAACGGCATGAGGACGAAGATTCCCGTCGCCGGGAAGGGGTACGTAACCCTCAACTTCACCGACGTTGAGGTCAGGGAGCTCAGCCCCTCGCTCAGCTACCGTATAGTCACGTTTCTCGCGAACCCTGCTGTTTCGTACCTCCTTTTCACGGTCGGAATGCTCGGCCTCGTCTTTGGCTTTCTGACGCCCGGCTGGCACGTTCCCGAGACCCTCGGTGCAATCCTGCTCGTCCTCGGCGTTATCGGCATGGGCTACTTCGGCTACAACGAGGCTGGGCTCGTGCTGGTAATCCTTGGCATGGTCTTCTTCATAGCGGAAGCGCTAACGCCAACGTTCGGACTCTTCACCCTTGCAGGACTCGTCAGTTTCGTTCTGGGGGGCCTAATACTCTTTGGCAAAGGTGGTAGTGGGGGTGTTTATCTCGTGGAGTCATCAACCTTTGAAACGCTTAGGATTGCTATAATAGTCATGGGAGTTCTGCTCGCGCTGTTCTTCCTCTTCGGAATGGCGGCTGTCGTCAGGGCCCACCGCAGGAAACCTGAGACTGGCAGAGAAGAGCTAATAGGGGAGATTGGGACAGTGGTTGAGGGCCTTAGCCCTGAGGGCCTCATCAAAGTCAGGGGTGAGCTCTGGAAGGCCGTCTCGAAGGACGGTTCGACCGTTAAGGTAGGTGAAAAGGTGAAGGTAGTTGACGTCAAAGGGCTTACTCTTATCGTTGAAAAGGCTGGAGGTGGTAGTTGA
- a CDS encoding DNA-3-methyladenine glycosylase family protein: protein MVSVEKTAREMIRNGTWAFRDGTFYQAIRLSDGKTGIVVYDGEFHFPEEWGRSERKEAREKIAFILGLDTDLDSFYAEISDSPFAFLIDEFYGLVAPAAPDPYQALVETVAQQQVNFDFAQKTIENLVRLAGEKIGDLHVFPTAKRIFNLGGEKLREARLGYRAEYIESLTQLYLKGQLNLELRDWEVDDAIKYLTKFRGIGKWTAELFLAYGLRKNVYPAGDLGLRRGIAKIFGKRVKEVRERDVRETLEPYGKWKGLLAFYVTCYDRKTEMERKVKIRNRRRD, encoded by the coding sequence ATGGTTAGCGTTGAAAAAACGGCAAGAGAAATGATACGGAACGGCACGTGGGCTTTCAGGGACGGGACGTTTTACCAGGCGATAAGGCTCAGCGACGGGAAGACCGGAATTGTTGTCTATGACGGGGAGTTCCACTTCCCTGAGGAGTGGGGACGAAGCGAGCGGAAAGAAGCCAGGGAAAAGATAGCCTTTATCCTGGGTCTTGATACAGACCTTGACTCCTTCTACGCCGAGATTAGCGACTCACCCTTCGCTTTCCTCATAGACGAGTTCTACGGCCTCGTTGCCCCCGCCGCACCTGACCCCTATCAGGCACTGGTCGAGACTGTGGCCCAGCAACAGGTGAACTTTGACTTCGCACAAAAGACGATAGAAAACCTCGTCAGACTGGCTGGAGAGAAAATCGGTGACCTCCACGTCTTCCCGACCGCCAAGCGGATTTTTAACCTCGGCGGAGAGAAGCTCAGGGAGGCGAGGCTCGGCTACAGGGCTGAATACATAGAGTCCCTCACCCAGCTCTACCTCAAAGGCCAGCTGAACCTCGAACTTCGGGACTGGGAAGTCGATGATGCCATTAAATACCTCACGAAGTTCAGGGGGATAGGGAAGTGGACGGCGGAGCTCTTCCTCGCCTATGGCCTCAGGAAGAACGTCTACCCAGCGGGAGACCTCGGCCTTAGGAGGGGCATAGCGAAGATTTTCGGGAAACGGGTTAAGGAAGTCCGCGAGAGGGACGTGAGGGAAACGCTTGAGCCCTACGGGAAGTGGAAGGGCCTCTTGGCGTTCTACGTCACCTGCTACGACCGGAAGACGGAGATGGAGAGGAAGGTTAAAATAAGAAACCGACGGAGAGACTAA
- a CDS encoding type II toxin-antitoxin system VapC family toxin: protein MSMIRAYLDTNVLLNVWFKEEDPKTGAKLWKAPLQILKAIEAEKIEGVISIFTLMESAHVFKRSGLDPERVKEIEDVGIEVYIPNELVLIDAFSFQLKLGTDPYDLVALASAIASRCDVLVTRDESFKKKAQKQITTLTPEEFLKWLSKRGDNED from the coding sequence ATGAGTATGATTAGGGCATATCTGGACACAAACGTCCTCCTGAACGTCTGGTTCAAGGAGGAAGACCCAAAAACGGGGGCCAAACTATGGAAAGCCCCACTTCAGATTTTGAAAGCTATTGAAGCGGAAAAAATCGAGGGGGTCATCTCGATCTTCACCCTCATGGAGAGCGCCCACGTCTTTAAAAGGAGTGGATTAGACCCAGAACGAGTCAAGGAGATTGAAGACGTTGGGATTGAAGTTTATATTCCTAACGAGCTCGTACTGATTGATGCGTTTTCTTTCCAATTGAAGCTGGGCACCGATCCCTATGATTTGGTAGCACTAGCATCTGCAATAGCATCAAGGTGCGACGTGCTTGTGACAAGAGATGAAAGCTTCAAAAAGAAGGCACAGAAGCAGATAACGACTCTAACACCCGAAGAGTTCCTTAAATGGCTTTCAAAGCGTGGTGACAATGAAGATTGA
- a CDS encoding DUF512 domain-containing protein, producing the protein MYEFTEDFRLRKITKYELDGVDEREDLVVIPPSSKAGPCGSNCLFCYLRQNPPEMIYKVSFHDTLNDPELEKRIAYVSEHYSELWIRVTDTAGNVGLDEKRIESLHEAGLDEMQISLHTTKKEKRIALMRSPLAGRLIDLLPLAAETFRIIADIILTPGYNVDDVGEIIEDLASMGVAEVRLFPVGVTRYNTNVRPLTKEELIFVKETALDVGKEVGIKVVIPPIFKALLGEFRLDIKPFEIEPEIPTYILTGELAYPELRRVFPRIPVVAVKNEFFGGNIGTAGLLTGRDVLRTVERLPEVDLGVVLLPELMFYGDRTLDGFTRGELVSRILVEKGYMVESALEPAEIPRLLEKVGAL; encoded by the coding sequence ATGTACGAGTTCACCGAGGACTTCAGGCTCAGGAAAATTACGAAGTACGAGCTGGACGGTGTCGATGAGAGGGAAGACTTGGTGGTAATTCCTCCGTCCAGCAAGGCCGGGCCGTGCGGGAGCAACTGCCTGTTCTGTTACCTCAGACAGAACCCTCCGGAGATGATTTACAAGGTTTCCTTCCACGACACGCTGAACGACCCCGAGCTGGAGAAGAGGATTGCCTACGTTAGCGAGCACTACTCAGAGCTGTGGATTAGGGTCACTGACACCGCTGGAAACGTCGGGCTGGACGAGAAGAGAATCGAGAGTCTCCACGAAGCCGGCCTCGATGAGATGCAGATTTCTCTCCACACAACGAAGAAGGAGAAGAGAATCGCTCTCATGAGGAGCCCGCTCGCGGGCAGGTTGATAGACCTCCTCCCGCTGGCTGCCGAGACGTTCAGGATTATTGCGGACATAATCCTGACGCCGGGCTACAACGTGGACGACGTCGGCGAGATAATAGAGGATTTAGCCTCGATGGGCGTTGCCGAGGTGAGGCTCTTCCCGGTCGGCGTGACGAGGTACAACACGAACGTCAGGCCTCTGACGAAGGAAGAACTTATCTTCGTCAAGGAAACTGCCCTTGACGTGGGAAAAGAGGTTGGAATAAAGGTCGTCATTCCCCCAATCTTCAAGGCCCTCCTCGGCGAGTTCCGACTTGATATTAAGCCCTTTGAGATTGAGCCTGAGATACCCACGTACATACTGACCGGTGAGCTGGCCTATCCGGAGCTCAGGAGAGTCTTCCCGAGAATCCCCGTTGTGGCGGTCAAGAACGAGTTCTTCGGCGGGAACATAGGTACTGCTGGACTGCTCACGGGTAGAGATGTGCTGAGAACCGTTGAGAGGCTTCCAGAGGTGGATCTGGGAGTTGTTCTCCTCCCCGAGTTGATGTTCTATGGGGACAGAACACTCGACGGCTTCACGAGGGGAGAACTTGTTTCGAGAATCCTCGTGGAGAAGGGATATATGGTCGAGAGTGCCCTTGAACCGGCTGAGATACCGCGCCTTCTGGAAAAAGTCGGGGCGTTATAA
- a CDS encoding adenylate kinase family protein: MIIAITGTPGVGKTTVSKLLAERLGYEYVNLRDYALENDIGEMKGDELEVEVDELAYNFERDFKGKDVVVDGHLSHFLPADIVIVLRAHPRLVGERLTERGYSKEKIGENVEAELVDVILVEALEENENVIEVDTTGKTPEEVVDEILELIEKGVKKRVGLVDWSEVYDEVIPYLRL; encoded by the coding sequence ATGATAATAGCAATAACCGGGACACCGGGAGTTGGAAAAACGACGGTTTCAAAGCTTTTAGCGGAAAGGCTCGGCTACGAGTACGTCAACCTGAGGGACTACGCGCTTGAGAATGACATAGGTGAAATGAAGGGCGACGAGCTTGAGGTCGAGGTGGACGAGCTGGCCTACAACTTCGAGCGGGACTTCAAGGGAAAGGACGTCGTCGTTGACGGCCACCTGAGCCACTTCCTTCCGGCGGATATAGTGATAGTCCTGAGGGCCCACCCCAGGCTGGTTGGCGAGAGGCTGACTGAGAGGGGCTATTCAAAGGAAAAAATCGGAGAGAACGTCGAGGCCGAGCTCGTTGACGTGATCCTGGTCGAAGCGCTCGAAGAGAACGAGAACGTCATAGAGGTAGACACGACTGGAAAGACGCCCGAAGAAGTCGTGGATGAGATTCTGGAGCTGATTGAGAAGGGGGTCAAGAAGCGCGTCGGCCTTGTTGACTGGAGCGAGGTTTATGATGAGGTAATCCCTTACCTCCGCCTCTGA
- a CDS encoding type II toxin-antitoxin system VapC family toxin, producing the protein MKAHVIDAAVFIQGFDVEGVTTPKVVEEVKDPESRLFLEGLISAGKVKVLVPSLESVEAVKEAARKTGELGELSEADIEVLALAYELKGTLFTDDYNLQNIAKTLGIEFRTLKRGIKRVIRWNYVCIGCGKKFSEMPPEGMCPDCGSPVRLLPKRKRRQRRR; encoded by the coding sequence ATGAAGGCTCATGTCATTGATGCTGCGGTCTTCATCCAGGGGTTTGATGTTGAAGGGGTTACAACACCAAAGGTCGTTGAGGAAGTCAAAGACCCGGAATCTCGGCTCTTCCTAGAGGGACTGATAAGCGCTGGAAAGGTAAAAGTCCTCGTCCCCTCCCTGGAGAGCGTTGAAGCCGTTAAGGAGGCCGCCCGGAAAACCGGGGAGCTGGGAGAGCTCAGCGAGGCGGATATAGAAGTCCTCGCCCTCGCCTATGAGCTCAAGGGGACGCTCTTCACAGACGACTACAACCTCCAGAACATAGCGAAGACTCTGGGAATAGAGTTCAGAACGCTCAAGCGCGGGATAAAGCGCGTAATCCGCTGGAACTACGTCTGCATCGGCTGTGGGAAGAAGTTCTCCGAGATGCCTCCTGAGGGAATGTGTCCCGACTGCGGGAGTCCTGTGAGACTGCTGCCGAAAAGAAAGAGGCGTCAGAGGCGGAGGTAA
- a CDS encoding LamB/YcsF family protein has translation MKVDLNSDLGESFGRYKLGLDEEVMNYITSANVATGWHAGDPLVMRKTVRLAKGKGVSVGAHPGYPDLLGFGRRYMKLTPEEARNYILYQIGALYAFTRAEGLELQHVKPHGALYNALVKEEELARAVIEGIADFDRNLIFVTLSGSRPAEIAEEMGVKVAHEVFADRAYNPDGTLVPRSRPGAVIHDKDEIAERVVSMVKDGGVKAINGEWVELKADTICVHGDNPKAVEIARHIREILEREGVKIVPMGELIK, from the coding sequence ATGAAGGTTGACCTAAACTCTGACCTCGGCGAGAGCTTTGGAAGGTATAAACTCGGCCTCGATGAGGAGGTCATGAACTACATCACGAGCGCCAACGTCGCGACCGGCTGGCATGCCGGAGACCCGCTCGTGATGAGGAAGACCGTGAGGCTCGCGAAGGGAAAGGGCGTTTCTGTGGGTGCCCACCCAGGCTATCCAGACCTTCTCGGCTTCGGCAGGAGGTACATGAAGCTCACACCGGAGGAGGCGAGGAACTACATCCTCTACCAGATTGGAGCCCTCTACGCCTTCACGAGGGCGGAGGGGCTTGAGCTCCAGCACGTTAAGCCACACGGAGCACTTTACAATGCTCTTGTCAAGGAAGAGGAACTCGCGAGGGCAGTTATAGAGGGAATTGCTGACTTCGACAGGAACCTGATATTCGTGACTCTCTCCGGCTCAAGGCCGGCGGAGATAGCGGAAGAGATGGGCGTCAAAGTCGCCCACGAGGTCTTTGCGGACAGGGCCTACAACCCGGACGGAACCCTCGTCCCGCGCTCGAGGCCCGGAGCTGTAATCCATGATAAGGACGAGATAGCGGAGCGCGTTGTCTCAATGGTCAAGGACGGCGGTGTCAAGGCGATAAACGGCGAGTGGGTCGAGCTCAAAGCGGACACAATCTGTGTCCACGGCGACAACCCGAAGGCTGTGGAGATAGCGAGGCACATCAGGGAAATCCTTGAGAGGGAGGGCGTTAAGATAGTGCCGATGGGGGAGCTCATAAAATGA
- the pxpB gene encoding 5-oxoprolinase subunit PxpB encodes MNFKPLGDSALLISFGEVIDEEVNDRVHALTKAIAGAGFEWLVEVVPAYSSLAVIYDPKLIDFEGVKRAVEGLDVRAERVGGRLVEIPVLYGGEYGPDLEFVAQYNGLTPEEVIEIHSKPIYRVYFLGFLPGFAYLGGMDERVATPRLEKPRLKVPAGSVGIAGKQTGIYPLESPGGWRIIGRTPLRLFNPPREPPTLLRPGDRVKFVPIDKEEFDELYRAEWGNEND; translated from the coding sequence ATGAACTTTAAACCCCTCGGCGACTCGGCTTTGCTCATATCCTTTGGCGAGGTCATAGACGAAGAGGTAAACGACCGCGTCCACGCACTCACGAAGGCCATAGCAGGGGCCGGCTTCGAGTGGCTCGTCGAGGTTGTTCCAGCCTATTCTTCCCTCGCGGTAATCTATGATCCCAAGCTCATTGACTTTGAGGGAGTCAAGCGCGCGGTAGAAGGACTCGATGTGCGGGCAGAGAGAGTCGGGGGGAGACTCGTAGAAATCCCGGTTCTCTACGGGGGCGAATACGGCCCCGACCTGGAGTTCGTGGCCCAGTACAACGGCCTGACTCCTGAAGAGGTCATTGAAATCCACTCAAAACCCATCTACCGCGTCTATTTCCTCGGATTCCTGCCAGGCTTTGCCTACCTGGGAGGAATGGACGAGAGGGTAGCGACGCCCCGCCTTGAGAAGCCCCGCCTGAAGGTTCCGGCCGGCTCTGTAGGGATAGCAGGGAAGCAGACCGGCATCTATCCCCTAGAAAGCCCTGGAGGGTGGAGGATTATAGGTAGGACTCCCCTAAGGCTCTTCAACCCCCCAAGAGAGCCACCAACACTGCTCAGACCGGGAGACAGGGTAAAGTTCGTGCCGATTGATAAGGAAGAGTTCGACGAGCTCTACAGGGCCGAATGGGGGAATGAAAATGATTGA
- a CDS encoding 5-oxoprolinase subunit C family protein: MIELISVPSLLTIQDSGRKGYRKLGVPTSGYMDDYSARIANYLVGNSGDAPLLEFLLMGPTIRFNASAVFAIAGDVEVRLNGVPVEPWTSHWAKRGDILEVGALRSGLYGYIAFAGGIKCKPLLGSCSTYAKAGLGRPLKAGDVLNLGYAILTGREGKRLPEELRPDYSAQEITVGVILGPDLEHFTEEGVSTFLSEAYTVTPESDRMGYRLDGKTIEHSEKGAGIVTSPLVPGSVQVPPNGKPIVMMRDAQTTGGYSKIGVVISAHRHRLAQLRPGFRVRFREVSVEEARKELLRKEKTLEAIRLLLEGKMRAYRMKIGEEEEIVFVG, translated from the coding sequence ATGATTGAGCTCATCAGCGTCCCTTCACTCCTCACCATCCAGGACTCCGGCAGGAAGGGCTATAGAAAGCTCGGAGTTCCCACTTCTGGTTACATGGACGACTACTCGGCCAGAATAGCCAACTACCTCGTCGGCAATTCTGGAGACGCTCCCCTCCTGGAGTTCCTCCTGATGGGGCCGACAATCAGGTTCAACGCCTCAGCAGTCTTTGCCATTGCGGGGGATGTGGAGGTCAGGCTAAACGGCGTTCCAGTTGAACCCTGGACAAGCCACTGGGCGAAGAGGGGGGATATACTCGAAGTCGGGGCGCTGAGGAGCGGGCTCTACGGCTACATCGCCTTCGCCGGAGGAATAAAGTGCAAGCCCCTCCTCGGGAGCTGCTCAACGTATGCCAAGGCGGGCCTTGGAAGGCCACTAAAAGCTGGCGATGTCCTGAACCTCGGCTACGCGATACTGACGGGCAGAGAAGGGAAGCGCCTTCCAGAAGAGCTGAGGCCGGACTATTCCGCCCAGGAGATAACGGTGGGCGTCATCCTTGGCCCAGACCTGGAGCACTTCACGGAGGAGGGCGTGAGCACTTTCCTGAGCGAGGCCTACACTGTGACGCCTGAATCGGACAGGATGGGCTACCGCCTCGATGGGAAGACAATAGAGCACTCCGAGAAGGGTGCGGGAATCGTTACGAGTCCGCTCGTCCCCGGCTCCGTTCAAGTTCCCCCCAACGGAAAGCCAATCGTGATGATGCGCGACGCCCAGACCACCGGCGGCTACTCCAAAATCGGGGTCGTGATAAGCGCACACCGCCACAGACTTGCCCAGCTCAGGCCCGGTTTCAGGGTGCGCTTCAGGGAAGTCAGCGTCGAAGAAGCCAGGAAAGAACTGCTGAGGAAAGAGAAAACGCTCGAGGCGATAAGGCTCCTCCTTGAGGGAAAAATGAGGGCGTACCGGATGAAAATCGGAGAAGAGGAAGAAATAGTCTTCGTCGGTTAG
- a CDS encoding UPF0179 family protein encodes MAIITLVGEKLAKPGVEFIFYGPAEPCKTCKLAGVCVGNLEPGRRYKILRVRSMPSHSCPLHEGKVRVVEVVEPSIEVAIEPRLAIVGSIVQLKFEDCSDPEKKELFRPEGLFEGDQVKIIEITGEVECDGKTYKVAKVMRKKD; translated from the coding sequence ATGGCCATAATCACGTTAGTCGGTGAAAAGCTTGCGAAACCGGGTGTTGAGTTCATATTCTATGGACCTGCCGAGCCATGCAAAACCTGCAAGCTGGCAGGGGTGTGCGTCGGAAACCTCGAACCTGGCAGGAGGTACAAGATTCTGCGCGTGAGGAGCATGCCGTCACACTCCTGCCCACTGCATGAAGGCAAGGTTCGCGTCGTGGAAGTGGTCGAGCCGAGCATTGAAGTTGCCATAGAGCCGAGGCTTGCCATAGTGGGCTCCATAGTCCAGCTGAAGTTCGAAGATTGCAGCGACCCGGAAAAGAAGGAGCTCTTCAGGCCAGAGGGACTCTTCGAGGGCGACCAGGTGAAGATAATTGAGATAACCGGAGAAGTCGAGTGCGACGGAAAGACGTACAAGGTCGCAAAGGTAATGAGAAAGAAGGACTAA
- a CDS encoding NAD(P)-dependent glycerol-1-phosphate dehydrogenase — protein MHLMQLPREVLLGENLKGEVVNVARRLGLGERALILYGPKTKEIAGKDVENNLKSEYEVVSLTVKKGATMEEVEKTTGVIRDESIDWVIAVGGGSIIDVAKLASFKTGIPFISFPTTASHDGIASANASIRDLGTKTSVKAVPPIAVIADVKVIKTAPYRYLAAGVGDTISNLTAVRDWQLAHRIKGEYYSEYAASLSLMSAKMVMKNADIIRLGNEESVRKVIKALISTGVAMSIAGSSRPASGAEHLFSHALDMLLDKPALHGEQTGLGTIIMAYLHGMKWERVRETLKRVGAPTTAYELGIDPEIVIEALTIAHTIRPERYTILGKDGLTREAAEKAAKITGVI, from the coding sequence TTGCACCTAATGCAGCTTCCCCGCGAGGTTCTGCTCGGCGAGAACCTAAAGGGCGAGGTCGTAAACGTTGCGAGACGGCTCGGCCTTGGGGAGAGGGCTCTAATCCTGTACGGGCCTAAAACAAAGGAGATAGCTGGCAAAGACGTTGAGAACAACCTTAAATCGGAGTATGAAGTTGTTTCGCTCACTGTTAAAAAGGGCGCGACGATGGAGGAAGTCGAGAAGACTACCGGCGTGATAAGGGACGAGAGTATTGACTGGGTCATCGCTGTTGGGGGCGGGAGCATAATAGACGTCGCCAAGCTCGCTTCTTTTAAAACGGGAATTCCTTTCATAAGCTTTCCCACAACGGCGTCTCACGACGGCATAGCGAGCGCAAACGCTTCAATAAGGGACTTGGGCACGAAAACTTCGGTTAAGGCGGTGCCCCCAATAGCCGTCATAGCAGATGTCAAGGTCATAAAAACGGCACCCTACCGCTACCTCGCGGCTGGAGTTGGGGACACAATAAGCAACCTGACTGCCGTTAGGGACTGGCAGCTGGCCCACAGGATAAAAGGGGAATACTACAGCGAGTACGCGGCCTCGCTGAGCCTCATGAGCGCCAAGATGGTTATGAAAAACGCCGACATAATCAGACTCGGCAACGAGGAGAGCGTGAGGAAGGTCATAAAGGCCCTAATCTCGACGGGCGTTGCGATGAGCATTGCCGGCTCTTCACGGCCCGCGAGCGGTGCGGAACACCTCTTCAGCCACGCGCTCGACATGCTCCTCGACAAACCAGCCCTACACGGCGAGCAGACCGGACTGGGTACCATCATAATGGCATACCTCCACGGCATGAAGTGGGAGCGCGTTAGGGAAACCTTAAAGAGGGTTGGCGCCCCAACTACTGCATATGAGCTTGGGATTGACCCAGAGATTGTTATCGAGGCCCTCACGATTGCCCACACGATAAGGCCCGAGCGCTACACAATCCTTGGGAAGGACGGCCTTACCCGCGAGGCGGCCGAGAAAGCCGCTAAAATCACGGGGGTTATCTGA
- a CDS encoding ATP-binding protein, which produces MIDKDLTLQYLADFQEKKLPETVERELRVPLKSEQIITLIGPRRSGKTFYFYQLIKELPREDVLYIDFEHPIFEGFEPKDIMDVLKLHREAFGEPVYIFLDEVQAVKDWERMVRYLHDEGYSVFVTGSSSKLLSMEIASRLRGRTLTYTMLPFSFREFLRARGYHMRRPLSSKREAELKALLREYLEWGGFPRVVLEDNETIREKLLEEYLDMVLYKDVVERYGVRNLHVMKLLLRSLMRSFAKEFSVHAFYNALKSQGIKVSKGVLYEYLSYLEDSMSVFLVKKFSYSLKTSELSIPKVYPVDAGFSRLFSFTPDTGRLMELAVFLELKRREAEVYHYKNHREVDFVITKRGQPVELIQVTYALDSGDVRSREVEALKSAGRKLGVKNLTVITWDYRDEKDGIRFVPLWGFLTEKL; this is translated from the coding sequence ATGATTGACAAAGATTTAACCCTCCAGTACCTGGCGGACTTCCAAGAGAAGAAGCTCCCAGAAACCGTTGAGCGTGAATTGAGAGTTCCCCTAAAGAGCGAGCAAATCATAACCCTAATCGGGCCGCGGCGGAGCGGGAAGACCTTCTACTTCTACCAGCTCATTAAAGAACTTCCGCGCGAGGACGTTCTCTACATAGACTTCGAGCATCCCATCTTTGAGGGATTCGAGCCAAAGGACATCATGGACGTTCTTAAACTCCATCGTGAGGCCTTTGGCGAGCCGGTTTACATCTTTCTCGACGAAGTTCAAGCTGTCAAGGACTGGGAACGAATGGTCAGGTATCTCCACGACGAGGGGTATTCAGTTTTCGTAACCGGCTCCTCCTCAAAGCTCCTCTCTATGGAGATAGCCTCAAGGCTGAGGGGAAGAACGCTGACCTACACTATGCTCCCCTTCTCGTTTCGGGAATTCCTGAGGGCGAGGGGATACCACATGAGACGACCTCTGAGCTCAAAGCGGGAGGCCGAGCTTAAGGCCCTCCTCAGGGAGTACCTCGAGTGGGGAGGCTTTCCAAGGGTCGTTCTTGAGGATAACGAGACGATTAGGGAGAAGCTCCTCGAAGAGTACCTTGACATGGTTCTCTACAAGGACGTCGTGGAGCGCTACGGCGTTAGAAACCTCCACGTGATGAAGCTCCTCCTCCGCTCGCTGATGCGCTCCTTCGCCAAGGAGTTCAGCGTTCATGCCTTCTACAACGCCCTCAAGTCCCAGGGAATAAAGGTCAGCAAGGGAGTTCTCTACGAGTACCTCAGTTACCTTGAGGATTCCATGAGCGTCTTTTTGGTGAAGAAGTTCAGCTACTCCCTAAAAACCTCGGAGCTTTCAATTCCAAAGGTTTACCCGGTTGATGCCGGCTTTTCACGGCTCTTCTCGTTCACACCGGACACTGGCAGGCTCATGGAACTCGCGGTGTTCCTCGAACTGAAGAGACGGGAAGCGGAGGTTTACCACTACAAGAACCACAGGGAGGTTGACTTCGTGATAACTAAGAGAGGCCAGCCCGTCGAGCTGATTCAAGTCACATACGCGCTGGACTCTGGAGACGTAAGGTCGAGGGAAGTCGAGGCCCTGAAGTCTGCCGGCAGAAAACTGGGCGTGAAGAACCTGACTGTGATAACGTGGGACTACAGAGACGAGAAAGATGGAATCCGCTTCGTTCCGCTCTGGGGCTTCCTCACGGAAAAGCTTTAA